A DNA window from Amycolatopsis sp. DSM 110486 contains the following coding sequences:
- a CDS encoding histidine phosphatase family protein — MRIILLRHAESLGSVDQLAYTRIPDHAIPLTETGRAEAVATGPVIKELLRGERPAVYVSPYLRTRETLRLLSIESACDRVVQEPRLREQDWGNLQDPQDQEVQRQRRHEFGHFFYRLPFGESGADVDDRVAGFLAELLHSGGTHPRSVLIVSHGLTLRLLCRRLFGWSVDLFESLSNLRTCEHRVLEHDGDKWSLDRPFGQWRESPDGETQG, encoded by the coding sequence GTGCGGATCATCCTGCTGCGTCACGCCGAGTCCCTCGGGAGCGTCGACCAACTCGCCTACACCCGGATCCCGGACCACGCGATTCCGCTGACGGAGACCGGCCGGGCCGAGGCCGTCGCGACGGGACCGGTCATCAAGGAACTGCTGCGGGGCGAGCGTCCGGCCGTGTACGTGAGCCCCTACCTGCGTACGCGCGAGACGCTGCGGCTGCTGAGCATCGAGAGCGCCTGCGACCGCGTGGTGCAGGAGCCGCGGCTGCGCGAACAGGACTGGGGCAACCTGCAAGACCCGCAGGACCAGGAGGTGCAGCGGCAGCGGCGGCACGAGTTCGGGCACTTCTTCTACCGGCTGCCGTTCGGCGAGTCGGGCGCCGACGTGGACGACCGCGTGGCCGGTTTCCTCGCCGAGCTGCTGCACAGTGGCGGAACTCACCCGCGCAGCGTGCTGATCGTCTCCCACGGCCTCACGCTGCGGCTGCTGTGCCGCCGGCTGTTCGGCTGGAGCGTGGACCTGTTCGAGTCGCTGTCGAACCTGCGCACGTGCGAGCACCGCGTGCTGGAGCACGACGGGGACAAGTGGTCGCTCGACCGGCCGTTCGGGCAGTGGCGCGAGTCACCGGACGGGGAGACCCAGGGCTAG
- a CDS encoding MFS transporter produces MRDRTAVFAVFALNGAALGSWAPRTPAIAAHVHAVPGVFGLALLGASVGMLCAAPISGRITERVGARAAVAGSTVVAAVALVLVGFAPNVPLLAGALFVLGAGVGSLDVAMNIAGVAVERRTGRAVMPTLHAGFSFGALGGSLLAGLAAGHGWSPARHLSVAAVVALVVLVAVLKAVPGDRPPKETTPPERGKAPIRRPALWLLAAVALCSAIAEGASSDWSALLMVTVHGVGQGAAALAYSGFSLAMALARLGGAWSQERFGATRSLAVGAGVAAIGLVCTAVFTPAAFAYVGFALAGAGLAAAFPLALSLAGSAGKRADGGGGERELAFVSTIAYSGFLAGPPMIGGIAQATSYSVSFVVVGLIAALIVPAALVAARARRREELALGLPVR; encoded by the coding sequence ATGCGCGACCGGACGGCGGTATTCGCGGTCTTCGCGCTGAACGGGGCGGCCCTCGGTTCGTGGGCCCCGCGCACGCCCGCCATCGCCGCCCACGTGCACGCCGTGCCGGGCGTCTTCGGGCTCGCGCTGCTCGGCGCGAGTGTCGGGATGCTCTGTGCCGCACCGATTTCCGGCCGGATCACCGAACGCGTGGGTGCCCGCGCGGCCGTCGCGGGCAGCACCGTGGTGGCCGCCGTCGCGCTCGTGCTCGTCGGGTTCGCGCCGAACGTGCCGTTGCTCGCCGGTGCCCTGTTCGTCCTCGGCGCGGGCGTGGGGTCCCTCGACGTCGCCATGAACATCGCGGGCGTCGCCGTCGAGCGCCGCACCGGTCGCGCCGTGATGCCGACACTGCACGCAGGGTTCAGCTTCGGCGCACTCGGTGGCTCCCTGCTCGCCGGGCTGGCCGCAGGGCACGGCTGGTCGCCCGCGCGGCACCTCTCCGTGGCCGCTGTGGTGGCACTGGTCGTGCTCGTCGCCGTGCTCAAGGCTGTGCCGGGAGACCGGCCGCCGAAGGAGACCACGCCGCCGGAACGCGGGAAAGCGCCGATCCGCCGGCCCGCGCTGTGGCTGCTCGCGGCCGTCGCGCTGTGCTCGGCAATCGCCGAGGGCGCGAGTTCCGACTGGTCGGCCTTGCTCATGGTGACCGTCCACGGCGTCGGCCAGGGCGCGGCGGCGCTGGCCTACTCGGGGTTCTCGCTGGCCATGGCGCTCGCGCGGCTCGGCGGCGCGTGGAGCCAGGAACGTTTCGGCGCCACACGTTCCCTCGCCGTCGGCGCGGGCGTCGCGGCGATCGGCCTCGTCTGCACCGCCGTGTTCACGCCGGCCGCCTTCGCGTACGTCGGCTTCGCGCTGGCCGGCGCCGGCCTCGCCGCGGCGTTCCCGCTGGCCCTGAGCCTCGCCGGCAGCGCCGGGAAACGCGCCGACGGCGGAGGCGGCGAACGCGAGCTGGCGTTCGTCAGCACCATCGCCTACTCCGGCTTCCTCGCGGGTCCGCCGATGATCGGCGGCATCGCGCAGGCGACGTCCTACTCCGTGTCGTTCGTAGTCGTCGGCCTCATCGCCGCGCTGATCGTGCCGGCCGCCCTCGTCGCGGCCCGCGCGCGCCGGCGTGAGGAGCTAGCCCTGGGTCTCCCCGTCCGGTGA